The Phoenix dactylifera cultivar Barhee BC4 unplaced genomic scaffold, palm_55x_up_171113_PBpolish2nd_filt_p 000537F, whole genome shotgun sequence genome contains the following window.
CATGCATCATGCACTCTGGATCTAGACTCAAGAGCAAGAGCATATTGATTTTGGAAGTGGCCATGTTCtaaattaatttgtttttctcctctaatttgaaaaaataaaagttctctgaaaatttttgatcaAATAAAGGAGGGCGGAAATGTCAAACCGTGGCTAATTTGCACGTCGCGGTCGTATTAGATAAGGGTGGTGGTTGGAACATAGATATCATGGATCAAGAAAAAATTATCGGCAACATTGTTAATTAGTTTTGCGTGTGTGGACGAATCTGCGCCTGTACACGTCCATCCATTTCATAGTGCAATTGGGATAGCGTTGGCTCAATATTTAACGAAGTTGGAGCAAATGGTGGATGGCGAAAGAAATGTATGACAAAATAGAGGTCGGCCATCGTTCACTTACAATTCAATGAATAAAGGTTGATGGGCCATTCTCATCGTTCACTTACAAATTCAAAAAAGTTGAAACGTCACCCATATACCATGCTGCTGTCATATATAAATATCTGCAATAAAATTTGCAGTGTATGCATCTATGATGTCCACAAATAATTAAGATCTGCCTacatgcatgatatatattgctGGCCACTACAAAATGACCACAAAAGGATCGAGCAGTCCATTGTTTTAGTTATTGAGGAATGATGCATGACAAAAGAAATGTTCAATGAATCGTGGTCGGATAAAGGATGATGGGCGCCCATTCTCATCGTTCACTTACAAGTTAAGAAAGTTGAAACGTCACCCCTATGTCATGTTGCTGTCATACATAAATAATTGCAGTATAAACATATATAATGTCCGTAAATATGATTTTCCGTGCTTGCATCGATGGTTCTGCTCTGATAtcatgttgaaatcaccatttgttttaaaagcttaattaagctgataggatgagataaatttatttatatattttatattttttacaaaATCTGCAGTGGTTAAATGGCTGCAAGAACTTTTTTTAAAGTAataaatataacaattttataatttaataatataGTAGTTTTATCCTATGTATTCAAAACTTTTTTTGTGTTTACAAATTAAATTATAACTTGCAATGTAGCCTAATTAATATTGTTCATAGAGTATGTACTTGAGCTTTCCTCTTGGAACAATTCATTTTGAAAAAGCTAGCAATTTGACACTATAATACATGTGAGTGAGAAAAATTTGAACAATAAACATAAGCCTAACATAAGAGAAATAATTTTGAactaaatgaaaataaaatacaaaaagtacccaaaggaagaaaataagtaatatttaaataaaataaaataaattcgaaGTTGTTTGATGGATGGTTGTGATTCCATCAAGaattatgatatttaaatttatttatatatttacgtATTTGTGTGCATATATTTGTTGGAATTCCAGAAGTTTATTATTGAAGATATCTCCATTTAAAAAACATGGGTATTTGCCATTCGCTTTTTCCCGGATAACACCTTTGGGAATACGTGAGGCTAATTGATcgagaaaaataaaaacgtgAGGCCAAACAATCATGAATATTTCATATAAGGACAACGTGATACGTGACATTAAAGCAACTATGATGGAACAAGGGGCAAGCAGTTGGACAGTCAAATCAACAGATGTGCGTATCTACCATTTGGTGACACTACCAAAAAGATTCTAGCATTAACATTAACAATTTATATCCAAttcaaaagaacaaaaattgaACATATCGTCATGTTTGTGAGAGAAAACATTAATTTCACGTAAGAAAATATTGATTATCGTGACTCACATCTAATAACTTACTCTCAGTTTTAAACAGACACACCTCTTGATTTTTTTCCCCTTAGAAATAAGCTAAGAAATGAACTAATTTAGATGCATTTTTGTTAAAGCAAGACGCACCTATAAAGTGCAATATGGGGGTAAATAAATTTCACCCACCAAAGATGGTGAAACTCCTATTTTGTGCACCCGGAAATTTCCTTTGCCGCATGATTTGAGAGAATTGGTCTAACTAgccaaaatttttatattttaagaaGTAGTTCCTCGGCTAGCATTATGTTATCCCAAGAAACATTTTATGTGCAGTAACAGATGCATTCCTTGCAACAACTATTGCACCCATGTTATTAAATTCCATGTATACCCTAGTGGACCCAACTAAAGGATGAGGATCCATAATCATGGCTATCCATGCATTATGGGACTGTTATGGTGTACTGAGGCTCATGCGGGATGGATAAGGGTTGTCTCTTTCGCACCAAAGAAGGATTAATTTATCTTTCTTCGTGCGAATCCACTATTAAGTCTTGCTGGTACAGCGGCAGCTCAGCCTATGAAATTAAAAAGATAAGAGAATGCAAAGATGATGGAACTAAGGATAGATTGTCCCAAGTAAATAAAAAAAGGTCCCGATTGCTTTGAGATCTCCGGATTTAAAAAGGAAAGCAAGCGAATACCACGGCAAAATTAACAGGTAGCAGAGTTGGACCCAGATATTAAGTAAATAATAGTGATAGAGCATAGGAGGACATACAAAGACGAGCGCCTTGATGTTTACATCGGTGATGGTCTGCCCATCCTCTCCTTCCCTGTTCGCCTTAATCACATCCAAGAAATCCGGTTTCCCCTGCCGTTGCTTGGCCGACGCCGCGTGCGCCTCCAAAAGCTTCGTTACCATCCCATCAAACCTCTTGTGAATCCTTCTCAGTTTCGCCTGCACTCCCTGCAAGTCCATCCACGCGATTGCCGGCACGAAGTCCCCGATGTTAAACAGATCTCCGCCGGTCAACAGCTCCACGATCATGTCCTTGTACTGGTTCGACTCCTCCCCTTGGGCGTCGAAGATGCGCAGGCTCAGCGTTATCTGGCTAATTATATTGGCGAAAGCACAAACGAGCACGTCGGGCAGCGTGACCGGCCGGCCTATCCGAGCCGCGTCGAGAATGCAGCGGACCATGTGCGCGGCCTCGGCACGGCGCACGGGCGCCCAGTCGGCCAGGGCTTTGGCGCCGAGGAGATGGAAACTGGCGAGCTTGCGGAGGAGCTTCCACTTGGGGCCGTAGCTGGAGAAGACCATGTTCTGGTAGCCGTACGTGACCTCCTTTGCGCTGATGGCGGAGGGGCGGTTGGCGAACTGCGCATCGAAGGCTTTGAGGAAGGTGCGGGCCGCGGAGGGGGAGGAGGCGACGACGACGCCGCAGGTGCCCATCTTGAGGTACATGATGGGGCCGTAGCGCCTGGCGAGGCGGGCGAGGGAGGAGTGGGGGGTGGAGCCGACGAGGGGGAGGGCGCCAAGGATGGGGATGCCGCGGGGGCCCGGGGGGAGTGGGAGGGTGGAGGTGGGCTTGCCGAGGAAGTGGCGGAgggcgaggtggaggaggaagcAAAGCAAAGCGCAGGCTACGAGGAATGGATCGATGGCCATGGTGGTTTGCTGTGGGCGTCCACGGCCTCGAATGGCTCTTCTGGATGGGTTTGGTGAAGAGCCTGGCGAAGCGTTCTCGGTTGTGGTTTATATAGACAGAATTGGAATCGTATCAGGCCTTGACGAAGTAAGCATGGAAGATGGATCCTACGATGATGAATGGTTCCGAGCAATGAAACGACAATTATATATCTTATTCAAGGGATGATATCACTTAGGGTTGGAGATAATCATATATCTTCGAAGTCACGTAAGAGGTATATATCCATTTACCAACCACGTATTAAGATAGATCTGTACCATGACCTAGTAACATGTGGACAGCTATAAGAGAATATATAGGGAGGAGAGGACCCTAAAATTTAATATAAGTTAAAAATATCGTGGGCTAATTTTCAAACTTGAATTTCGGTGCCATCAATGGCCAAACTATGTACCACTGGTACGTCAAAGAAGATATTTATTAgtctaaataatttttaaaatatgtttcGGTAAACAAAAGTTTCGAGAATGTCAGAAATACATAAACCTAATAACAAATAGGTAATGAACATGaaattcgtttttttttttggtgctaaGGCGGGTAGATCATACCTGATGagtacggatacacccaataaaatcgaaAAAGCAAAATGCCTCGGAGTACCACGGGCAGCTTCCTATCTCCAGCCCACAGGGTACTGTCAGAGTGACTGACTACATAATCAGCAGCCACCCAGTCCGCAGCCCTGCTTTAtggaaaacatgcttggcctggaaaGTCCCTCTGTCCCGCACCAAGGCTCAGATGTCTCGGAGCAAAGAGTGGACGCAACCATTACCTCTTGGACCCCTTCGGATCCAGCTGATGACCGTGGCCGAGTCTTCCTCTAGAAACATAGAAATTCTTCACTATGGCAACAAAGCGCATACTTGTAATTTGTAAATACTTGGAGATGCGTCCTCAAAATCTCAAGCCAGGAACCTTCATATACTAGATAGGAAAGTGTGGCTACAGGGACAACAAACTTCTCCGAGAAGGATGATTGTAAGCCTTGGGATAAATGTTTTATTTAATTCTTTACAACAATTATTATTtatgcttttttttattttttttaacttttttttggtACCTCTCCTGATCTCTTTCTATTAGCAAGGAATTTTAGTGAGACTGTGTCGATGCCCGGCAGGAGACAATTTTAACTGACCTTTGGGGACAGGACAAGATAAACATGATGCCGCCAGAGGTGGTGCTCCTCGTTTACTATAAAGGATATCCTATCGCTAGATttggttttcccttttttttttttgaggaaaagaTTTTGTTACTATTTGTATTTCACAAGTAAAGTCGATCGTTGATTTAATGCTTTGGATGGGATATTAGACTTTGATATGGAGGGGTTGAGAAGGAAATGAGAGACATATATATTCGAGCTTATCTTCCATAGCTCTAAAGCGTACGTAGACTTATTTAGAATAACGTTAATGTCATACAATTTGGCTTTAAGTCTTTTCCACAACACAAGAGTGTGGATCAAGCATTGCTCTACCTAACATGACAGATACTTAAatgtttatatatattattgttgGGTTTCTTGGATACAAGTTGGGCCCCATGATGGAACGATCCAGGACTAGGAGGAATGGTTTTGGGGTGTTTAAAAACAGTTACCACCTCTCCCTACTTCTTAAATTCAAAAgggatgaaaaaaaagaaaaaaattgctgAGGCTCTCTCTGAAATGGGAGGCAGGGCATTTGAGCAGTAGAAAGGTATGATCTCCATACTAAGACTTCACACGACTTAC
Protein-coding sequences here:
- the LOC103713287 gene encoding flavonoid 3',5'-hydroxylase 1-like, coding for MAIDPFLVACALLCFLLHLALRHFLGKPTSTLPLPPGPRGIPILGALPLVGSTPHSSLARLARRYGPIMYLKMGTCGVVVASSPSAARTFLKAFDAQFANRPSAISAKEVTYGYQNMVFSSYGPKWKLLRKLASFHLLGAKALADWAPVRRAEAAHMVRCILDAARIGRPVTLPDVLVCAFANIISQITLSLRIFDAQGEESNQYKDMIVELLTGGDLFNIGDFVPAIAWMDLQGVQAKLRRIHKRFDGMVTKLLEAHAASAKQRQGKPDFLDVIKANREGEDGQTITDVNIKALVFDLFTAGTDTSSVVIEWSMAEMLKNPSILRRAQAEMDRVIGRDRKLEESDIPQLPYLQAICKEALRMHPSTPLSLPHFSFDPCEVEGYYIPGNTRLLVNIWAIGRNPDVWEDPLEFKPERFLSGKTAEIDPQGNYFELIPFGAGRRICAGKLVGMVFVQYMLGTLLHSFDWSLPEGEELNMDEKFGLALPKAVPLKASASPRLAPEAYI